One region of Trichoderma breve strain T069 chromosome 7 map unlocalized scaffold00007, whole genome shotgun sequence genomic DNA includes:
- a CDS encoding increased loss of mitochondrial DNA protein 1 domain-containing protein, whose translation MALISSTTIITSISLFHLTLAYFFLFKPKTVADQAIVFVLGESMNMPEVRGFDVPSPALALLSVILAFSGISDLVSLSMPEEFSAFYYWGTQAPLRFFLSMLLVAYSYAFGPSRPNTSYKASGSGTDHLHNRLLFAFMFVEMMAWFWTWITLREERSVLVEKMRKQEERERQTL comes from the exons ATGGCTCTCATATCGTCCACCACAATCATcacctccatctccctcttccacctcacCCTAGCctacttcttcctcttcaagccCAAGACGGTAGCAGACCAGGCAATCGTCTTTGTTCTAGGAGAAAGCATGAACATG CCCGAAGTTCGCGGCTTCGACGTCCCAAGCCCAGCGCTAGCCCTCCTGTCCGTCATCCTCGCCTTCTCCGGCATCAGCGACCTCGTCTCACTGTCCATGCCCGAGGAATTCAGCGCCTTCTACTACTGGGGCACTCAAG CTCCACtccgcttcttcctctccatgcTCCTCGTCGCCTACTCCTACGCTTTCGGCCCCTC ACGCCCAAACACCTCTTACAAAGCATCTGGATCGGGTACCGACCATTTACACAACAGACTTCTCTTCGCATTCATGTTTGTCGAAATGATGGCCTGGTTCTGGACATGGATTACCCTGCGAGAAGAGCGCTCCGTCCTCGTCGAAAAGATGAGAAAGCAGGAGGAACGAGAAAGGCAAACCTTATAA
- a CDS encoding prenyltransferase and squalene oxidase repeat domain-containing protein — MSSPDAEEPKLDKARHVKYWQRCHNTFLPSAYTSNDSTRLTFAFFIISALDLLSVPLTAQDRAAARAWVLSLQHPDGGFCGSPTHSITGDNASKGSANIAATFFALIILGLVAESEEEQRSAFAGVDRKALLLWLKKLQRNDGSFGQVLWEGEPTGGRDMRHSYLASIIRFMLRGSVQEGDENWVEDIDTEGMIEYIRSVQTYDGGIAESSTEESHGGYAYCAIAALNLLDRHSETFTPGETKRALDRGIANRQSLLRFFASRHFPYLAKEEETRDETAVNHLQAKLGELSLDGRLPYVGFNGRWNKKADTCYTWWACGALRLLDCDSFYDAEPSCNYLLDITQHRIGGFGKSVGDPPDIYHSYLGLTTVALLGGSELKEADAGFCCSKEGARKIEVARDGLLETLKRQSEQRGGWGADEFWGKAAEVIKVK, encoded by the exons atgagCAGTCCAGACGCTGAAGAGCCCAAACTGGACAAGGCTCGCCACGTCAAATACTGGCAGCGATGCCACAACACCTTCCTCCCAAGTGCCTACACCTCCAATGACTCCACCAGACTCacctttgccttcttcatcatctccgccCTCGATCTCTTGTCCGTGCCCCTCACAGCTCAAGACCGAGCTGCGGCGCGAGCTTGGGTCCTGAGCCTCCAACATCCAGACGGTGGCTTCTGTGGTAGTCCAACCCACTCCATCACCGGTGACAACGCGTCCAAAGGATCAGCAAACATAGCGGCGACTTTCTTTGCCCTAATTATCTTGGGCTTGGTAGCGGAGtcggaagaagagcagcgctCGGCCTTTGCGGGGGTGGATCGCAAGGCATTGTTGCTTTGGCTGAAGAAACTGCAGAGAAACGATGGAAGTTTTGGACAGGTTCTGTGGGAGGGGGAGCCCACGGGTGGGAGAGACATGCGACATAGTTATTTGGCGAGCATCATTCGATTCATGCTGCGAGGTTCGGTTCAGGAGGGGGATGAGAACTGGGTCGAGGATATTGATACTGAGGGGATGATTGAGTACATAAGGAGTGTTCAG ACTTACGACGGTGGTATCGCTGAGTCCTCAACGGAGGAATCTCACG GTGGATATGCGTACTGCGCAATTGCTGCTCTGAATTTACTTGATCGGCATTCCGAAACATTTACACCAGGTGAAACCAAGCGGGCGCTGGACCGTGGCATTGCAAATCGCCAAAGCCTGCTCAGGTTCTTCGCAAGCAGGCATTTTCCGTACTTGgcaaaagaagaggagaccAGAGACGAGACAGCAGTCAATCACCTTCAAGCTAAACTAGGAGAGCTGAGCCTTGATGGAAGACTTCCCTACGTTGGATTTAATGGCAGGTGGAACAAGAAAGCTGATACCTGCTATACGTGGTGGGCTTGCGGTGCTTTGAGG CTCCTCGATTGCGACAGCTTTTACGACGCCGAGCCATCTTGCAATTACCTACTGGACATTACCCAGCACAGAATCGGCGGGTTTGGCAAATCTGTTGGCGACCCTCCTGATATCTACCATTCTTACCTCGGATTGACCACGGTGGCTTTGTTGGGCGGATCTGAGCTGAAGGAGGCCGACGCAGGGTTTTGCTGTAGTAAAGAAGGGGCTCGCAAGATTGAGGTGGCTAGAGATGGGTTGTTAGAGACTTTGAAGAGGCAGAGTGAGCAGCGTGGGGGATGGGGGGCGGATGAGTTTTGGGGAAAGGCTGCGGAAGTGATTAAAGTGAAGTAG
- a CDS encoding NACHT domain-containing protein, with translation MAATSTTTRKALRPTSRDDFEIAIVCAKDLEYDAVCLLVDGFWNEDGDSFGRAIGDPNTYTTVAAASTAASLRSSYPCIKLLLLIGTCDGVPNAMGKELLLGDVVISDTVVQYDLGRRYPNGFRERDTLEDRLGRPDKNVRNLVAMFKTEMGLQRLEKKVSSYLRKIQDMETKEQRRKRRRATYQYPGSTNDILFRSTYYHKHYRSPQCICDDHNEAGDPVCDHLLPRLRLEYKKKLEDDGDEKAAQQPSIFVGRFGSGDTDFNSAIDRDHIAQKHNIIAFETEGAGVWDELSCIIIKGVSTYGDGHIMSDLEAWENFAAATAASAARGLIDFYPQTDRYPSVESKNQTDIAFKSQADIICLRDLYITSPPNDRIRIEQTKGGLLMDAFVWILRNEAYKQWCEDPQTCLLWIRGDPGKGKTMLLCGIIDHLQDLTPSTNLYYFFYQATDSRLNNAISHTRTITHAYF, from the exons ATGGCAGCTACTAGTACGACAACCCGCAAAGCATTGCGCCCGACAAGTCGCGATGACTTCGAAATTGCAATCGTTTGTGCTAAAGACCTCGAATACGATGCTGTCTGTCTCTTAGTAGACGGTTTCTGGAATGAGGATGGTGATTCCTTCGGTCGAGCTATAGGAGATCCCAATACATATACGACAG TGGCTGCCGCAAGCACAGCAGCTAGCCTTCGATCGAGCTATCCTTGCATTAAGCTTCTATTGTTAATTGGAACTTGCGACGGTGTCCCAAATGCTATGGGCAAAGAATTACTGCTTGGAGATGTGGTTATTAGCGACACTGTTGTCCAATATGACCTAGGCCGCCGTTATCCGAATGGTTTCCGTGAACGGGATACCCTTGAGGATCGCCTTGGCCGGCCGGATAAGAATGTTCGGAATCTAGTCGCTATGTTCAAAACAGAAATGGGGTTGCAGCGCCTAGAGAAGAAAGTATCATCCTATCTAAGAAAGATTCAGGATATGGAAACTAAGGAACAGCGCCGGAAGAGACGCAGGGCCACTTACCAATATCCGGGTTCCACAAACGACATTCTTTTTAGATCGACTTATTATCACAAACACTACCGCTCGCCACAATGCATATGTGACGATCATAATGAGGCCGGAGATCCTGTATGTG ATCATCTGCTCCCTCGATTGCGCCTAGagtacaagaagaaattagaagatgacggcgatgagAAGGCCGCCCAACAGCCGTCTATTTTTGTCGGAAGATTTGGATCTGGAGACACAGACTTCAATTCGGCGATCGATCGCGACCACATTGCGCAGAAGCATAATATTATAGCTTTTGAGACAGAAGGTGCCGGAGTCTGGGACGAACTCTCctgtattattattaaaggtGTGTCTACATACGGAGATGGTCATATTATGAGCGACCTGGAGGCGTGGGAGAATTTTGCCGCCGCAACAGCTGCATCCGCTGCAAGAGGCCTAATCGACTTTTACCCTCAAACGGATAGGTACCCATCCGTGGAGTCCAAGAATCAGACGGACATAGCCTTTAAGAGTCAGGCAGATATAATTTGTCTCAGGGACTTGTATATTACAAGCCCTCCGAATGATAGGATCCGTATCGAACAGACCAAGGGCGGTTTACTGATGGATGCCTTTGTCTGGATACTGCGGAATGAGGCATACAAACAGTGGTGTGAGGATCCTCAAACGTGTTTATTATGGATAAGAGGCGATCCTGGCAAAGGCAAGACTATGCTGCTATGCGGGATTATCGATCACTTACAAGATTTGACGCCTTCCACCAATTTGTACTACTTTTTCTATCAGGCAACGGATTCTCGTCTTAATAATGCCATCAGCCATACGCGGACTATTACACATGCTTATTTCTAA
- a CDS encoding protein kinase domain-containing protein, whose product MQTAKGKAEAQGRKAKLATSYQELLDEFSSTDLKSVGNYTLGRLIGKGSFGKVYLASHKLTNGSKVVLKSANRTDSNLAREIHHHRQFVHPHIARLYEVIVTENLVWMVLEYCAGDELYNYLLDHGPLPMPKVQKIFAQLVGAVSYVHMQSCVHRDLKLENILFDTHENVKLVDFGFTREYEGRTNHLQTFCGTICYSAPEMLKGEKYAGEKVDVWSLGIILYALLCGELPFDDDDDNITRTKILTEEPTYPEHFPTEAIPLIKSLLSKRPLLRPSLPEILAHPFLAEHAPAQQAILETKALPPFSTLLEKDCLHRMRSAGVDTDSVIESDVDEDGGLTKQFIKLGDPAMPRARGRPDRRSAHYYDLAIADMSYFTAEGSRSNGPQTPDENGRHRSIDSHSIRSVSTTRNYRPIPPPKEGILRSARSRGSTLHLVTTTESLGLGDHSAPPSSQQQDDNSLQKAKKRPSQAIIAHWKNWTHWFIENTTRRRRGHERRTSRSVPDLHKKEGSTKSSNDASPRPQTSKYPNTNSLGPNATAPLPKGVVANGHLAKANGSSSYGSLRGSSLSPSPLTPRGTAARRSSAGLRGRKSTSSSVSSVRSMHHHHHTHSKASSTSSTGSVSTSKTPLGRGHSPHHSVKVLPATPTGTAFPSNIRLVRMPPAPPVNSYNEGMPTQAPGSPNPFASGVMFAKRKKNLFKGPALSFGASHGAVRNASAGPHSHSRSGSASGLGRRSGEITIQEEDEDHMGGLDEEEEEIEEVDAFGPVIGGPGEIIEEQILEDEATTPTAERHPTAEIHSPSSTISPRNTTILA is encoded by the exons ATGCAGACGGCAAAGGGGAAGGCCGAGGCGCAGGGACGGAAGGCCAAG CTTGCGACTTCCTACCAGGAGCTCTTGGA CGAATTCTCGAGCACCGACCTCAAGTCCGTCGGCAACTATACTCTTGGCCGCCTGATTGGCAAAGGCTCCTTTGGCAAAGTCTATTTGGCCTCCCACAAACTCACAAATGGCTCCAAG GTCGTCTTGAAGTCGGCGAATCGAACCGACTCGAACCTGGCCCGCGAGATCCACCATCACAGACAATTCGTCCACCCCCATATCGCAAGATTGTATGAGGTGATTGTGACGGAGAACTTGGTGTGGATGGTCCTGGAGTACTGTGCAG GGGATGAATTGTACAACTACCTCCTCGACCATGGCCCGCTTCCTATGCCAAAGGTGCAAAAGATTTTTGCCCAACTAGTCGGCGCCGTCAGCTATGTTCACATGCAGTCTTGTGTTCATCGCGATCTCAAGCTCGAAAATATCCTCTTCGATACGCACGAAAACGTCAAGCTTGTCGACTTTGGCTTTACCAGAGAATATGAAGGCCGAACAAATCATTTGCAGACCTTTTGCGGAACAATATGCTACTCTGCGCCTGAAATGTTGAAGGGGGAAAAGTATGCTGGTGAAAAGGTGGACGTCTGGAGCTTGGGTATCATTCTATACGCCTTGCTCTGTGGAGAGCTACcttttgacgacgacgacgacaacatAACCCGAACTAAGATTCTCACCGAAGAACCAACCTATCCCGAACACTTTCCTACAGAGGCAATTCCTCTTATCAAATCCCTCCTGTCGAAGCGGCCTCTTCTCCGACCATCACTTCCAGAAATTCTAGCTCATCCTTTTCTCGCAGAGCACGCACCGGCGCAGCAAGCTATTCTCGAAACAAAGGCCTTGCCCCCATTCTCTACTCTGCTGGAGAAAGACTGCCTACACCGCATGCGTAGTGCTGGTGTGGACACCGACTCGGTTATTGAAAGT GatgtcgatgaagacggcggtCTGACGAAGCAGTTTATCAAATTAGGAGACCCAGCAATGCCCAGAGCTCGAGGAAGACCAGATCGGAGAAGCGCTCACTACTATGACCTGGCTATCGCCGACATGTCTTACTTTACTGCCGAAGGCAGTCGTTCAAATGGCCCGCAGACTCCAGACGAAAATGGCCGCCATCGTTCTATTGACAGCCACTCGATTCGCTCAGTCTCGACGACGCGCAACTACCGGCCAATTCCACCGCCCAAGGAAGGCATTTTACGCAGCGCCAGGTCTCGGGGATCGACACTGCATCTCGTCACCACGACCGAGTCGCTTGGCCTGGGTGACCACAGCGCTCCACCAAGCTCTCAACAGCAGGATGACAATAGCTTacagaaggccaagaagaggccTAGCCAGGCCATCATTGCTCACTGGAAAAACTGGACTCATTGGTTTATCGAGAACACGACTAGAAGGCGGCGTGGGCATGAAAGGCGCACGAGTCGAAGTGTGCCCGACTTGCATAAGAAAGAAGGCAGCACCAAAAGCAGCAATGATGCCAGTCCCAGGCCACAAACCAGCAAATACCCAAACACGAATTCCCTAGGACCAAACGCTACCGCTCCCCTCCCCAAGGGGGTCGTGGCAAACGGACACCTGGCCAAGGCTAACGGATCATCTAGCTACGGCTCTCTTCGAGGAAGT TCACTATCGCCATCTCCGCTAACACCCCGAGGTACTGCTGCCCGGCGTTCGTCGGCAGGCTTGCGGGGGAGAAaatcgacatcatcttccgtGTCCTCTGTTCGATCAAtgcaccaccatcatcacacGCACTCCAAGGCATCTTCCACCAGTTCTACCGGCTCCGTGTCAACGTCTAAAACGCCGTTAGGCCGTGGACACTCGCCTCATCACTCAGTCAAAGTTCTGCCTGCGACGCCCACGGGCACAGCATTCCCTTCCAACATTCGCCTCGTCCGCATGCCACCTGCTCCGCCGGTGAACTCGTACAATGAAGGTATGCCGACGCAAGCTCCTGGATCACCTAACCCCTTTGCCTCAGGCGTCATGTTTGCGAAGCGAAAGAAGAACCTCTTCAAAGGCCCGGCCCTCAGTTTCGGAGCCTCCCATGGAGCAGTACGGAATGCGTCCGCTGGCCCCCATTCTCACTCTCGCAGTGGCAGCGCCTCAGGATTGGGACGCCGTTCTGGAGAGATTACTATtcaggaggaagatgaagaccACATGGgtggccttgatgaagaggaagaggaaatcgAGGAGGTGGATGCGTTTGGCCCCGTGATTGGTGGCCCGGGGGAGATTATTGAGGAGCAGATccttgaagacgaagcgACAACTCCGACGGCAGAGAGGCACCCGACGGCAGAGATACACAGCCCTTCTTCGACAATCTCTCCCAGAAACACTACTATACTCGCATAA
- a CDS encoding fungal specific transcription factor domain-containing protein yields the protein MADTRSHAVRDNNLSPQALSSFDGTEADPRLFALQEELRNALFVGVANPPASLHPSSPAAGLGESASRQGGFDFTQTTVPKTRIIKHLKNWISECAPPLDKFDEARHFGIHIPNIARTSPALFYAMLAFSATQSEKKKHLSGTLDSLEFYQASIEFLKTDLREGNATSLITACILALLELMSGNSKNWRRHVEGCAALFEASGVNGFSGGLLQPVFWCFARMDLCGAIIADGTKSSVLDMDKWIPKSVANSTNLIRDKFYHASRDNPDMHANWAVYLCAKACDLACRRNRFLEQDQQEETDSQPFNEQWNQLWNDLEYWAETRGPAMLPVKTKAATGQGFPEILYAHYAAISANQLRHAASIIMLDIQPQERSGLYSEPQWSALWHARHICGISLTNSHAGKHLTIGKLLKFTEDTTGWDTLWRLADLEQVWGYRRGDILSCI from the exons ATGGCCGACACCAGATCCCATGCTGTACGCGATAACAACTTGTCGCCCCAGGCACTGTCAAGCTTCGATGGAACAGAGGCTGATCCTCGACTATTCGCGCTTCAAGAAGAGTTGCGAAACGCTCTCTTCGTTGGTGTAGCTAACCCACCAGCCAGCCTGCACCCATCATCTCCTGCGGCTGGCCTTGGAGAGTCAGCTTCGAGGCAGGGAGGATTCGACTTCACCCAGACAACAGTCCCAAAAACGCGTATCATCAAGCATCTGAAAAACTGGATATCTGAGTGTGCTCCTCCCCTTGATAAGTTTGACGAGGCCCGTCACTTCGGCATCCACATTCCAAACATCGCTCGGACCTCACCAGCCCTGTTTTATGCTATGCTGGCCTTTTCCGCTACGCAAtcagagaagaaaaagcatcTAAGTGGAACCCTTGATAGCTTGGAATTCTATCAAGCGTCTATTGAGTTCTTGAAGACAGACTTACGCGAGGGAAACGCGACAAGCCTGATAACCGCTTGCATTCTAGCCTTGTTAGAACTAATGTCCGGTAATTCCAAGAATTGGAGGCGTCATGTGGAAGGTTGTGCTGCTCTGTTTGAGGCTTCCGGAGTTAATGGCTTCTCCGGTGGTCTTCTCCAGCCCGTCTTTTGGTGCTTCGCGCGTATGGATCTGTGTGGTGCCATCATTGCAGACGGCACGAAGAGCAGCGTACTCGACATGGACAAATGGATTCCCAAATCAGTGGCCAACTCGACTAATCTGATACGAGACAAGTTTTATCATGCAAGCCGGGACAATCCCGATATGCACGCAAACTGGGCCGTCTATCTGTGTGCTAAAGCTTGCGATCTGGCTTGCCGGAGAAACAGATTCTTAGAGCAGGACCAGCAAGAGGAAACCGACAGTCAGCCATTTAATGAGCAATGGAACCAGTTATGGAATGATTTGGAATACTGGGCTGAGACTCGCGGTCCTGCAATGTTGCCAGTCAAAACTAAGGCGGCTACTGGCCAAGGATTTCCTGAGATACTCTATGCTCATTACGCGGCCATATCTGCAAACCAACTACGCCATGCCGCCTCAATTATAATGCTAGATATACAGCCTCAAGAAAGATCAGGCCTCTATTCGGAACCACAGTGGTCCGCTTTATGGCATGCTCGACATATATGTGGCATCTCTTTGACAAATTCACACGCAGGAA AGCATTTGACCATTGGTAAACTGCTCAAGTTTACTGAAGATACAACCGGATGGGACACGCTATGGAGGCTGGCAGATTTGGAACAAGTCTGGGGCTACAGGCGCGGAGATATATTGTCGTGCATTTAA